A portion of the Papaver somniferum cultivar HN1 unplaced genomic scaffold, ASM357369v1 unplaced-scaffold_47, whole genome shotgun sequence genome contains these proteins:
- the LOC113342736 gene encoding uncharacterized protein LOC113342736, giving the protein MDFFKVKGFRKARKPVAEKDLEDQPVPAPEDMKMENGNGNGNENPVNEEEEDDDDDFILNEVKKRMKELRRNSFMNLIPEESVPEEEDDETTSSSGGFREMGDINQQLQFCSFDSSYEKYCELMLFFDRMIVQRLNDSGTQLQSKSPRSASQKLISTFRTLSFKKKEEHPQENGEEEYLQPQQDDPYQDLETAYVAQICLTWEALHCQYTQLSQKISSNPENPTCYSRVAQLFQQFQVLLQRFVENEPFEQGLRPEIYARTRSSFTKMLQVPSIQVAKKIVKEGEQVDEEEESDEPVLASDLIEIIKTSILTFHAFLKLDKKKESKILSLFGGQNHIASPLQLVQSALDKKMLKIKELRKKKKGWKKKTWPATTEEVELLFGLIDIKVISRALGMVRISKEQLLWCEEKMSKLDVSESKLKRDGSPILFPC; this is encoded by the exons ATGGATTTCTTCAAAGTGAAAGGCTTTAGAAAAGCTCGAAAACCCGTTGCAGAGAAAGATTTAGAGGATCAACCAGTTCCAGCACCAGAGGATATGAAAATGGAGAATGGGAATGGAAATGGGAATGAGAATCCTGtgaatgaagaggaagaagatgatgatgatgatttcatATTGAATGAAGTGAAAAAGAGAATGAAAGAATTGAGGAGGAATAGTTTTATGAATTTGATACCTGAAGAATCAGTACCTGAAGAAGAGGATGATGAGACAACAAGTTCTAGTGGTGGGTTTAGAGAAATGGGGGATATTAATCAGCAGCTgcaattttgtagttttgattccAGTTATGAGAAGTATTGCGAACTCATGTTGTTCTTTGATCGAATGATTGTTCAGCGATTGAATGATTCAG GCACGCAATTGCAGTCAAAATCtccaagatctgcatctcagaagcTCATATCTACTTTTCGAACCCTCtctttcaagaaaaaagaggagcATCCTCAAGAAAATGGTGAGGAAGAGTACCTGCAGCCTCAGCAAGATGATCCATACCAGGATCTTGAAACTGCATATGTAGCGCAAATTTGCTTAACCTGGGAGGCTCTTCATTGCCAGTATACACAACTAAGCCAGAAAATATCGTCCAATCCTGAAAACCCTACCTGTTACAGCCGTGTTGCTCAGCTATTTCAGCAATTCCAGGTCTTATTGCAAAGATTTGTTGAAAATGAGCCATTTGAGCAAGGTCTCCGTCCTGAAATTTATGCTCGAACAAGAAGTTCCTTTACCAAGATGCTTCAGGTTCCAAGCATTCAAG TTGCTAAGAAGATAGTGAAGGAAGGAGAACAggtggatgaagaagaagagtcagATGAGCCAGTCCTTGCCTCTGaccttattgaaataatcaagaCTTCGATTTTGACCTTTCATGCATTCTTGAAGTTGGATAAGAAAAAGGAAAGTAAAATTCTTAGTTTATTTGGAGGTCAGAATCATATTGCAAGTCCTCTTCAACTTGTTCAATCTGCCCTTGATAAG AAAATGTTAAAGATCAAGGAACTTCGTAAAAAGAAGAAAGGGTGGAAAAAGAAAACGTGGCCTGCAACAACAGAAGAAGTAGAGCTGTTATTTGGACTCATTGACATTAAAGTTATATCTAGGGCGCTGGGGATGGTTAGGATTAGCAAGGAACAGTTGCTTTGGTGTGAAGAGAAAATGAGCAAGTTAGATGTATCAGAAAGCAAGCTTAAGAGAGATGGGTCTCCAATCTTGTTCCCTTGTTAA